A DNA window from Castanea sativa cultivar Marrone di Chiusa Pesio chromosome 7, ASM4071231v1 contains the following coding sequences:
- the LOC142643860 gene encoding uncharacterized protein LOC142643860, translating to MALRLTYWILFFHFLFLMCDHGNGARDIVAKQDWKQVETTDQPDSASYETTSGTKESDYITAYRTTDAKKSGYVAQGGYAAAYSYSSKQDAKDSYITAYGTKEASKDSGMEHKKHCDRANGRKDVPKQHLKDAKNLGYVGGYAAAYSSKQDAKDSYITAYETRKDAKDNYITAYTKQGYVTRYGSKNASKNSRMEHEKHGEVEDVANNLKQGKVDKRKEMDQPYIAGYNKNSEANYISSYTSQATKDSYITKYGTKEAAKNSGMEHKKNDGVEDVTNKKEMDQPYIAGYNKNKGANYLNSYGTKEDAKDNYKTAYARQDAKNSYITQYGDALKNSRMDHQEHDGVEDETNEKEVDQPYIAGYNRNKEANYITTYGTREDAKDNYISAYSRQDAKNSYITQYGDASKNSRMDHQEHDGVEDVTNEKEVDQPYIAGYNSNKKANYITAYGTREDAKDNYITAYSRQDAKNSYITQYGDASENSRMDHQEHDGVEDVTNQKEMDQPYIAGYRKDAKDNYMAQYGTRQEAKESPIQESDQSYRAGYRNKQEMKESNYITSYGDREDSKSSVIEHENTMTTKPSSHMDHLGAFKSGFFTMDDLFVGNIMPLYFPIQELSEFLPREEADSIPFSMSQLPNVLQLFSIPIDSPNARAMEDTLQQCEATPITGETKLCATSLESMLDFVHSILGSWANLNVLTTKHPTMSTALTQNYDVLRVSEELYAPKWVACHPLPYPYKIFFCHFIENTKIFKVLLGGENGHKVEAVAVCHMDTSDWDPNHILFRQLGVKPGSSPVCHFLPIYHLVWVPSPTTASI from the exons ATGGCTCTTCGATTAACATATTGGATcctcttctttcattttttgttcttaatG TGTGACCATGGCAATGGAGCAAGGGATATTGTAGCTAAACAAGACTGGAAACAAGTGGAGACGACAGACCAACCTGACTCAGCTAGCTATGAAACTACATCAGGCACCAAAGAGTCAGATTACATAACTGCGTACAGAACTACAGATGCTAAAAAGTCAGGTTATGTAGCACAAGGTGGTTATGCAGCTGCGTACAGTTACAGCTCTAAACAAGATGCAAAAGACAGCTACATAACTGCTTATGGTACCAAAGAAGCCTCCAAAGACTCTGGGATGGAGCACAAAAAGCAT TGCGACCGTGCTAATGGAAGGAAGGATGTACCTAAGCAACACTTGAAAGATGCAAAAAATTTAGGTTATGTTGGTGGTTATGCAGCTGCTTACAGCTCTAAACAAGATGCCAAAGACAGTTACATAACTGCTTATGAAACCAGAAAAGATGCAAAAGACAATTACATAACTGCATACACTAAGCAAGGTTATGTTACTCGATATGGTAGTAAAAATGCTTCAAAGAACTCTAGAATGGAGCACGAAAAGCAT GGTGAGGTGGAGGATGTAGCTAACAACTTAAAACAAGGGAAGGTGGACAAGCGAAAAGAGATGGACCAACCTTACATAGCTGGGTATAACAAAAACAGTGAAGCAAATTACATATCTTCATATACTAGCCAAGCTACAAAAGATAGTTACATAACTAAATATGGGACAAAAGAGGCCGCAAAAAACTCTGGGATGGAGCACAAAAAGAAT GATGGAGTGGAGGATGTAACTAACAAGAAAGAGATGGACCAACCTTACATAGCTGGGTATAACAAAAATAAGGGAGCAAATTACTTAAATTCTTATGGAACCAAAGAAGATGCAAAAGACAATTACAAAACTGCATACGCTAGGCAAGATGCGAAAAATAGCTACATAACTCAATATGGAGATGCCTTGAAAAACTCTAGGATGGATCACCAAGAGCAT GACGGAGTGGAGGATGAAACTAACGAGAAAGAGGTGGACCAACCTTACATAGCTGGGTATAACAGAAATAAGGAAGCAAATTACATAACTACTTATGGAACTAGAGAAGATGCAAAAGACAATTACATAAGTGCATACAGTAGGCAAGATGCGAAAAATAGCTACATAACTCAATATGGAGATGCCTCGAAAAACTCTAGGATGGATCACCAAGAGCAT GACGGAGTGGAGGATGTAACTAACGAGAAAGAGGTAGACCAACCTTACATAGCTGGGTATAACAGCAATAAGAAAGCAAATTACATAACTGCTTATGGAACTAGAGAAGATGCAAAAGACAATTACATAACTGCATACAGTAGGCAAGATGCGAAAAATAGCTACATAACTCAATATGGAGATGCCTCGGAAAACTCTAGGATGGATCACCAAGAGCAT GATGGAGTGGAGGATGTAACTAACCAGAAAGAGATGGACCAACCTTACATAGCTGGGTACAGAAAAGATGCAAAGGACAATTACATGGCTCAGTATGGAACTAGGCAAGAAGCAAAGGAATCTCCAATCCAAGAGTCAGATCAATCTTACAGAGCTGGCTATAGAAATAAGCAAGAGATGAAAGAGTCAAATTACATAACTTCATATGGCGATAGAGAAGACTCTAAATCATCAGTGATCGAGCATGAAAATACTATGACAACAAAGCCGTCGTCTCACATGGATCACTTGGGAGCATTTAAGTCAGGCTTTTTCACCATGGATGATTTGTTTGTAGGGAATATAATGCCACTCTACTTTCCCATACAAGAACTTTCTGAGTTCTTGCCCAGGGAAGAAGCTGATTCCATTCCTTTCTCCATGTCCCAACTCCCAAACGTCCTTCAACTCTTCTCAATCCCTATAGATTCTCCCAATGCCAGAGCCATGGAAGACACACTCCAACAATGTGAAGCTACACCCATCACAGGGGAGACCAAGCTCTGTGCTACCTCTTTAGAGTCCATGCTTGATTTTGTGCATAGCATCTTGGGTTCATGGGCTAACCTGAATGTTCTGACAACTAAACACCCCACAATGTCAACTGCCTTGACACAGAATTATGATGTTCTAAGAGTTTCAGAGGAACTTTATGCTCCTAAATGGGTTGCTTGTCATCCTTTGCCTTACCCTTACAAGATTTTCTTCTGCCACTTCATAGAGAATACGAAGATTTTCAAGGTTTTACTTGGTGGTGAGAATGGACATAAGGTGGAAGCTGTTGCTGTTTGCCACATGGACACTTCTGATTGGGACCCTAACCACATTCTATTTCGCCAACTTGGTGTCAAGCCCGGCTCATCTCCAGTATGTCATTTCCTCCCAATATATCACCTTGTTTGGGTTCCATCACCAACAACAGCCTCTATCTAA